A stretch of the Halictus rubicundus isolate RS-2024b chromosome 16, iyHalRubi1_principal, whole genome shotgun sequence genome encodes the following:
- the LOC143362111 gene encoding hydroxyacylglutathione hydrolase, mitochondrial-like isoform X2 gives MKVQILPALEDNYMYLIIDEATQEAAIVDPVDPDAVISAVQQNNVNLTKVLTTHHHWDHAGGNEKLCKQIGNLQVYGGDDRIGALTNKVKHDDTFNIGELKVQCLATPCHTSGHICYYIIGDQDSPVVFTGDTLFAGGCGRFFEGTAEQMYKALIKVLGSLPNETKVYCGHEYTESNLKFGKHVEPQNEAIIQKIESVRVQRGKFQPTVPSTILEEKLTNPFMRVHEQSVMEHAEQNDPIQTMAFLRREKDNFKA, from the exons atgaaaGTTCAAATATTGCCAGCACTTGAAGATAATTATATGTATCTT ATTATTGATGAAGCGACACAGGAAGCTGCAATTGTTGATCCAGTAGATCCTGATGCTGTTATATCTGCTGTTCAACAAAATAATGTgaatttaacaaaagttttaacAACCCATCATCATTGGGATCATGCTGGAGGAAATGAGAAATTATGTAAGCAGATTGGTAATTTGCAAGTATATGGTGGTGATGATAGAATTGGAGCGCTTACGAATAAAGTAAAACATGATGACACTTTCAATATTGGAGAGCTTAAAGTCCAATGCCTTGCAACACCGTGTCATACCAGTGGACATATCTGTTATTATATTATAGGAGATCAAGATTCTCCAGTAGTATTCACTG GAGATACGCTCTTTGCTGGCGGCTGTGGTAGGTTCTTCGAAGGTACTGCAGAGCAAATGTATAAAGCACTTATAAAGGTTTTGGGATCATTACCTAATGAAACT AAAGTATATTGTGGCCATGAGTACACAGAAAGTAACTTGAAATTCGGAAAACATGTGGAACCACAAAATGAAGCCATCATTCAAAAGATAGAATCAGTTCGTGTACAGCGGGGAAAGTTTCAGCCTACAGTACCTAGTACTATTTTAGAAGAGAAACTAACAAATCCATTTATGAGGGTACACGAACAATCAGTAATGGAACATGCAGAACAAAATGATCCAATTCAAACCATGGCATTTCTTAGACGAGAGAAAGATAATTTCAAAGCATAA
- the LOC143362111 gene encoding hydroxyacylglutathione hydrolase, mitochondrial-like isoform X1, translating into MLNALFRASPWLENTLTSLYFRAKTISTFGSSASHRLSALIQQSNMKVQILPALEDNYMYLIIDEATQEAAIVDPVDPDAVISAVQQNNVNLTKVLTTHHHWDHAGGNEKLCKQIGNLQVYGGDDRIGALTNKVKHDDTFNIGELKVQCLATPCHTSGHICYYIIGDQDSPVVFTGDTLFAGGCGRFFEGTAEQMYKALIKVLGSLPNETKVYCGHEYTESNLKFGKHVEPQNEAIIQKIESVRVQRGKFQPTVPSTILEEKLTNPFMRVHEQSVMEHAEQNDPIQTMAFLRREKDNFKA; encoded by the exons ATGTTGAACGCACTATTTCGTGCAAGTCCTTGGCTTGAAAATACATTAACATCTCTATACTTCAGGG CAAAAACTATATCTACATTTGGTTCTTCCGCATCACATAGACTTTCAGCTTTAATtcaacagtccaatatgaaaGTTCAAATATTGCCAGCACTTGAAGATAATTATATGTATCTT ATTATTGATGAAGCGACACAGGAAGCTGCAATTGTTGATCCAGTAGATCCTGATGCTGTTATATCTGCTGTTCAACAAAATAATGTgaatttaacaaaagttttaacAACCCATCATCATTGGGATCATGCTGGAGGAAATGAGAAATTATGTAAGCAGATTGGTAATTTGCAAGTATATGGTGGTGATGATAGAATTGGAGCGCTTACGAATAAAGTAAAACATGATGACACTTTCAATATTGGAGAGCTTAAAGTCCAATGCCTTGCAACACCGTGTCATACCAGTGGACATATCTGTTATTATATTATAGGAGATCAAGATTCTCCAGTAGTATTCACTG GAGATACGCTCTTTGCTGGCGGCTGTGGTAGGTTCTTCGAAGGTACTGCAGAGCAAATGTATAAAGCACTTATAAAGGTTTTGGGATCATTACCTAATGAAACT AAAGTATATTGTGGCCATGAGTACACAGAAAGTAACTTGAAATTCGGAAAACATGTGGAACCACAAAATGAAGCCATCATTCAAAAGATAGAATCAGTTCGTGTACAGCGGGGAAAGTTTCAGCCTACAGTACCTAGTACTATTTTAGAAGAGAAACTAACAAATCCATTTATGAGGGTACACGAACAATCAGTAATGGAACATGCAGAACAAAATGATCCAATTCAAACCATGGCATTTCTTAGACGAGAGAAAGATAATTTCAAAGCATAA
- the LOC143362101 gene encoding ATP-dependent DNA helicase Q1 → MSANNSKDVITIDDDEYKANEEDEIAAIDYELKQIENELQNLEDRKKILTERKEKLRDNVLLKKSLAISRKDWNKETFSWSKDLKKALKDTFKIEKLRELQLPTMNVTMSKEDVILVMPTGGGKSLCYQLPAVISKGITIVVSPLVSLMEDQLHGLQKINVKALMLSAKSNKENTKTVMNALVDKKSNLKLIYVTPEYMAKSNRFMSKLQKAFELNHLERFAIDEVHCCSQWGHDFRPDYKFLGILKSMFPGIPILGLTATAPAKIIVDVQKILDIQGCLVLRATFNRPNLFYEVRRKPAEKETCLAMIENLLKTRFKDKSGIIYTTTIKDAEQLATDLRALGLKVGCYHAMLEADYRSEVYSKWISGKYQVVVATIAFGLGIDKPDVRFVIHHCISKSMENFYQESGRAGRDGKKSACIVLYRLPDIFKLSTMVFQDKVGLQNLYKVLAYCLDQVSCRRSLIATHFEETWNKNDCAEMCDHCRKPSDKKEINIAPYCRQLYQILTKAIQSETRLTALKLLDAWYGKGASTLRVSSVPIPKFTRQSGEAIVGHLLVNGYLQEDFHFSAYSTISYLKRGAKAALALDNNHEILFKYDLQ, encoded by the exons ATGTCTGCAAATAATTCGAAAGATGTTATAACAATAGATGATGATGAATACAAag ctAATGAAGAAGATGAAATTGCTGCTATTGATTATGAATTGAAGCAGATTGAGAATGAACTACAAAATCTTGAAGATCGCAAGAAGATTTTAACTGAGCGCAAAGAAAAGTTACGGGACAATGTGCTTTTGAAGAAAAGTTTAGCCATATCAAGAAAAGATTGGAACAAAGAGACTTTTAGTTGGTCTAAGGATCTGAAGAAAGCTTTGAAAGAtacttttaaaattgaaaaattaagagAATTGCAATTGCCGACTATGAACGTAACCATGTCGAAAGAAGATGTTATTTTAGTTATGCCCACGGGTGGTGGTAAAAGTCTGTGTTATCAATTACCTGCTGTCATCAGCAAAGGCATCACGATAGTGGTTTCACCACTGGTATCGTTAATGGAAGACCAGTTACATGGTTTACAAAAGATTAATGTGAAAGCTTTGATGTTGAGTGCAAAAagtaataaagaaaatacaaaaactGTAATGAATGCGCTTGTAGATAAGAAATCCAATCTCAAACTAATTTATGTTACTCCAGAATACATGGCAAAGTCTAATCGTTTCATGAGCAAATTACAAAAAGCTTTTGAGCTCAATCACCTAGAACGTTTTGCAATAGATGAAGTTCATTGTTGCAGTCAATGGGGACACGATTTTAGACCAGATTATAAATTCTtaggaattttgaaatctaTGTTTCCAGGAATACCAATTCTTGGGTTAACTGCCACTGCTCCAGCAAAGATTATTGTAGACGTTCAAAAAATCTTAGATATTCAAGGTTGTTTAGTTTTAAGAGCTACATTCAATAGACCTAATCTATTTTACGAAGTTCGTCGTAAACCGGCAGAGAAAGAAACATGTTTAGCTATGatagaaaatttattgaaaactAGATTTAAGGACAAGTCTGGAATAATTTATACAACTACTATTAAAGATGCAGAACAATTAGCAACTGATTTGAGGGCATTAGGCTTGAAAGTTGGATGTTATCATGCGATGCTAGAGGCAGATTACAGATCAGAAGTATATTCGAAGTGGATATCTGGAAAATATCAAGTTGTAGTTGCTACTATTGCCTTTGGATTAGGTATTGATAAACCGGATGTACGATTTGTTATTCATCACTGTATTTCAAAGTCAATGGAGAACTTTTATCAGGAGAGTGGACGTGCCGGTAGGGACGGGAAGAAATCGGCTTGTATCGTGTTATATAGACTACCAGATATATTTAAGTTAAGCACAATGGTATTTCAAGATAAAGTTGGTTTACAGAATTTATATAAGGTATTAGCATATTGTTTAGATCAAGTTTCATGCAGACGCAGTTTAATTGCTACTCATTTCGAAGAAACTTGGAACAAAAATGATTGTGCCGAAATGTGTGATCATTGTAGAAAACCTAGtgacaaaaaagaaattaatattgcACCATACTGTAGACAGTTATATCAAATACTGACTAAAGCAATACAGAGTGAAACAAGATTGACTGCCTTAAAACTTCTAGATGCTTGGTATGGTAAAGGTGCATCAACATTACGGGTGTCTTCTGTGCCAATACCAAAGTTTACAAGACAATCTGGTGAAGCTATAGTAGGACATTTACTTGTAAATGGTTATTTACAGgaagattttcatttttctgcatACTCTACGATATCATATTTGAAACGTGGAGCCAAAGCTGCATTGGCACTTGATAATAATCATGAAATACTTTTTAAATACGATTTACAATAA
- the LOC143362117 gene encoding uncharacterized protein LOC143362117 isoform X2 produces the protein MGAWVNDRFAEEEVVPINQGPRRRKTSGILGHICDGGGPGGIYQSSKNFKSSRFSPSLLPLRRQFTRQLYEWPCLPLFKSRTKLNRFRIGSTVAVIRVI, from the coding sequence ATGGGTGCCTGGGTTAACGATCGTTTCGCGGAGGAGGAGGTGGTCCCGATTAACCAGGGCCCGAGGAGAAGGAAGACTTCAGGCATCCTGGGCCACATTTGCGATGGTGGCGGTCCAGGCGGGATTTATCAGTCTTCAAAGAACTTTAAATCGTCCAGATTCTCGCCGTCGTTGTTGCCGTTACGTCGTCAGTTCACTAGACAGCTGTACGAGTGGCCGTGCTTACCGCTGTTTAAATCAAGGACGAAACTAAACCGGTTCAGGATCGGTTCGACCGTCGCGGTGATTCGAGTGATTTAA
- the LOC143362114 gene encoding uncharacterized protein LOC143362114 — MSDESEYDVEPEEFNIYKRKYQLLLDRCEVLQQENERLVYRIQRVRKLLKRTRKEKKFLIDRLDQHGDRWREAPMGVLEENNVFQATSKQEKGAKATAHNSKDERTKKGTKRKGAKTDPNAPKRPANPFFQFCQEQRPRVMERLAGEPEPSKQELTRQLATTWKSLSSEDKKVYYDMYERSKEKYVAEMQIYNKKSEDTPNQMSLNIT, encoded by the exons ATGTCAGACGAATCTGAATACGACGTAGAACCAgaagaatttaatatttataaacgAAAATACCAATTACTGTTAGATAGATGTGAAGTTTTGCAGCAG GAGAATGAGAGGTTGGTTTACCGAATTCAACGAGTAAGGAAACTTCTTAAACGTACAAGGAAGGAAAAAAA ATTTTTAATTGATCGTTTGGATCAACATGGTGATCGTTGGCGCGAAGCACCTATGGGAGTCCTTGAAGAAAATAATGTCTTCCAAGCCACGTCTAAACAAGAGAAAGGCGCTAAGGCCACTGCTCATAATTCTAAAGACGAAAGGACAAAGAAAGGAACTAAAAGAAAAGGTGCAAAAACTGATCCAAACGCGCCCAAAAGGCCAGCAAATCCATTCTTCCAATTCTGTCAAGAACAAAGACCTCGTGTGATGGAACGTTTAGCTGGGGAACCCGAACCAAGCAAACAAGAACTTACTAGGCAACTCGCAACTACTTGGAAATCTCTAAGCTCGGAAGATAAGAAA GTATATTATGACATGTACGAACGATCCAAAGAGAAGTATGTTGCTGAAAtgcaaatttataataaaaaatcggAAGACACACCAAATCAAATGTCTCTAAATATAACGTAG
- the LOC143362117 gene encoding uncharacterized protein LOC143362117 isoform X1 has product MLHTRHGAPSRTRRIHHRSRSTTVRRMGAWVNDRFAEEEVVPINQGPRRRKTSGILGHICDGGGPGGIYQSSKNFKSSRFSPSLLPLRRQFTRQLYEWPCLPLFKSRTKLNRFRIGSTVAVIRVI; this is encoded by the exons ATGCTGCATACACGTCACGGCGCGCCATCACGGACGCGTAG AATACACCACCGAAGCCGAAGCACTACCGTTCGCCGCATGGGTGCCTGGGTTAACGATCGTTTCGCGGAGGAGGAGGTGGTCCCGATTAACCAGGGCCCGAGGAGAAGGAAGACTTCAGGCATCCTGGGCCACATTTGCGATGGTGGCGGTCCAGGCGGGATTTATCAGTCTTCAAAGAACTTTAAATCGTCCAGATTCTCGCCGTCGTTGTTGCCGTTACGTCGTCAGTTCACTAGACAGCTGTACGAGTGGCCGTGCTTACCGCTGTTTAAATCAAGGACGAAACTAAACCGGTTCAGGATCGGTTCGACCGTCGCGGTGATTCGAGTGATTTAA